The window ATACAGCatatattatgcatatatatatatatatattaagatGTCACTGGTCTGAGGCTGAGATGAATGTAATAAACACTGCAAGCTTCTATTCAGTTCCAGCAAGcttcttttttattgattcTATCTCTTCTGACAGTTCCTTTCTACTTCTCTGCAAGAGTGAAACATTCCTTAAGCTATGCATCAATTACCAGAGAATACAACTTAATACAAATGTATTTTGAGAGGATTGATTGGGTAGTGTACCTTGAAGAGCAGGTAACGGTACACAAACCACACGGTGTATCCAAGCCCGACCAACTCCATGATCTTGGGAAGCTGATGACGAGTATTCATAGAAACAAGCGACGTGTAAGTCAAAAGGGAGATAAATTAACCATGAGAAAAGAACCAACACAGAAAAATGGTGCAGCTACATGTTTTCCTAGCAGAACCTACCAATGGAACCCTGTTAATTGCCCCAACAACTGTGGAAGTTAACCAAATTGCAACAATTGATCCACCACCATACAGAATCACAGTAGTTTTGTTTTCAACAGCATCCCACTGATCAAGAACCATCATCAAACAGTGAGAGGTCAGAAGCATCAAGTATTGAAGAATTGTTGGGATAGTGTGTTATCTACCTTTTCTTTGAGGTCATTGAACAATTCATTGGTATCAAGAGAGCTCTCCTCTGATGAAGATGCCTTGACGAGGAGCTGGGAAGACCTCCTAGACTCTGTTTACAACGGCAGCACCCCAACTTCAGCAACAATTATATCAAGCCAAAAACTCCATTGAATATAATCAGAGCAAGTTAGTCATCACATTGAAAAGTACATTGCAAAAGTAATAAGTGAAGTTTAGCAAGTAGTGGTTCCTATCCCTACATCTTGTAACTCCAGGGAGAAGTCGAAAAGTTTGCAGGTCATGGTGCATCAAAAACAGCAACGCAAAAGTAGTAAGTGGAGTTTCTAATGCATCACGGCCTGAAATTTTTTGACTCCCCCATGGAATTTGATAATACATCAAACTATCTAATGTATCAAGACCTACAAATTGGTAAGGTTGGAATGTGggtattttattatacattcATATACAATGTACAACAAAGTTGATTGATTCAAAAAGAGTTATTTTATGACTGAGCCAAAAAACTACACTGTTTTAATCAGTGATTTCCATGAACATTTTCAAGAAACCTTGCACAATTGCACATTATACAAAATTTcccacataattaaaaaaatgaattttattacTAGTTGTGACTGCATCCATTTTcaagaaacaaacaaaactaacAATATTCAATAATCCAAGTACATAATCCAagtataaaacaaacaaaagacAGTCAATAATAAATACAGAGTAAAACTAAAATCCCCAATTCCACAACAGGTCAAGAACAATAATGATAAAGATTGGACCATTGAGTAGCTTGAAGGGAGTGGCGGAAAGGGTAGGACGTTGGGGCAAGGAGCAGAAGACGGCGGCAGGTCTGGCGGCGGGGAGGCGGTGGAGCAAGATAGGGGTGGCCGCCATGGAAGTGGAAGCTGCCGCTGCCATTTTGGGCTAAAGCTCAGGGAAGTGTGATTTCGGCAAATGCTAAGAAAATGGTGGCTTTTGCTAATATTGCTAAGCctctctttctttatctccAAACATTTTATCGAAAATGAAGTTTTAGGGATATCCACAACAATTTTCAGGGGTCAATGTTGACATGGCTCCATTGGCTGACACGTGGATAATTCAAGCTTTCTCATTGGTTCGTTTCCTATCTTGATAATATGGTAAATGAATTTGTTAATTAACATACTTcattacaaaatttgaaaagtgtgattttttttttaatactaacaGTGGTTTTCAatttcctagataaaataatactatcaagatataatctaAGATTAAGTTGAGAGATTATTTTAAGAGATTAGCGAGCACAAACTTACAAGGAGAGGAGCGCAGTCGAGAAGCTAGCGAAGCCGGACAAGCGCTATGATCGGAGTCCCTACGGCATATTGAGTCGGAGGAGGAGTTCCTCGCCCATATTCAGGACATCTGTTTCGCTTtgactaattatctcatgattatctATTTAGAATTAAGTTGTGGAAATGAATCTTataaaccaaacacactacatatttaattttgtgatacAATTTTGCAAACCGAACAACCTCATAGCTAACACAATCGTAACACCGCTAATTATAACATCTCGctaacatttttctttaaattgaaTACACTTTGTATATATTTCTCCTATATACATATTTGTAGTGTACACACACAAAATAGAGAATATAAGTGGAAGTGAATTAACCAAAGCCACTAATCCAACTAACATTATTGGGATTGATCAAAGTGAAACAGTAGGACCGAACCAGCTGAAAGCCCATTAACTTTTGAGCTAAAGTTATTGGGCTTGAGCTCtgtaaatcataaatatacgAGTTTCTTCTTTAATGATTTTCGATGGAAATTCCTCTGTATGTATAATAGCAAAAGACTAAGAGTGGTAGTAGTATCTAGTGTCTAATGTCTGATGTCTATGATATTGAATTATCCCAAGTCCCAAACAAATAAGTACAACATCATTCGAAATTAAAACTTTAGCAGGAAAAGTATATAAAGTATCTTTATTGGTAAATATACTCAcatcatttttctctttaaatttttctaatacttctataaatttaaacaCAACCATACGATGTTTCCCCTCTCAAGTCTCAAGTAATAATAGGAGGGAAGTAGAGTAACAACAGCCACAACATAAACGagaataattattgattacTCCAActattttgaaaagaaaaaataagcaCTTAATaagcattttttttcctttttagaaaAGAGCATATTTAACACGAATTATTAATAGGCAGAAATTCAGGTAAATGATCTAAATAATGAGTAAGCATTAGATGATGG is drawn from Salvia hispanica cultivar TCC Black 2014 chromosome 6, UniMelb_Shisp_WGS_1.0, whole genome shotgun sequence and contains these coding sequences:
- the LOC125196786 gene encoding protein CURVATURE THYLAKOID 1A, chloroplastic-like translates to MAAAASTSMAATPILLHRLPAARPAAVFCSLPQRPTLSATPFKLLNESRRSSQLLVKASSSEESSLDTNELFNDLKEKWDAVENKTTVILYGGGSIVAIWLTSTVVGAINRVPLLPKIMELVGLGYTVWFVYRYLLFKRSRKELSEEIESIKKKLAGTE